The Euphorbia lathyris chromosome 2, ddEupLath1.1, whole genome shotgun sequence genome includes a window with the following:
- the LOC136216792 gene encoding monothiol glutaredoxin-S10 gives MDRVAKLASQKAVVIFSKSSCCMCHAIKRLFYEQGVSPAIYELDEDSRGKEMEWALMRLGCNNPSVPAVFVGGKFVGSANTVMTLHVNGSLKKLLREAGALWL, from the coding sequence ATGGATAGAGTGGCAAAATTGGCATCACAGAAAGCAGTGGTGATATTCAGCAAGAGTTCATGCTGCATGTGCCATGCAATAAAGAGGCTGTTTTATGAGCAAGGAGTGAGTCCTGCAATTTATGAACTTGATGAAGATTCAAGAGGTAAAGAAATGGAATGGGCTTTGATGAGACTTGGGTGTAATAATCCAAGTGTTCCTGCTGTTTTTGTTGGTGGGAAGTTTGTTGGTTCTGCTAATACTGTTATGACTCTTCATGTTAATGGTTCTTTGAAGAAGTTGCTCAGGGAAGCTGGTGCTTTGTGGCTATGA